TTCTCGATTGTTTGCCGGCAGGTCTCGATGTAACGGTCTCGATATCTCTTAAGCGCATCCGGATTGTCCCTCAAAACATTCTGGAAGCCTTTGTCTGTCAGGCCGAGAACCCATTGAGCTAGCCATCTTTCTGCCTTGCTAGGAGCGCCCGCCCCAAGAATGGTCGTGGCCAGATGAGGCAATTCACTGATGAAGCTGTTAGATAGAGCCAAGCCCTTAAGAAAGAGATCGACCGTTGCGAGATTGATCGCAACAATGCGGCGCCGCGTCAAAACCTCGGTCGAGTCCCGGATGTTGTGCCCAGTTAGAACATCAAGCACAACTCCCCGCACCACGTCTAAACCTATTTCTCGAACTAAGTCGGTCCCGCTAGCTGAAAGTAGCTTCAGTCCGGCAGGTGTCATTAGTTCGCTGAGACTTTTTACCTCAGATGTTCCTTTCGGCATATCCTCACTCAGAAAAGGATGTCTTCTGTCTCAATTGGCGGACAGTTTATGGTCAGCACCTGCCCGGCTTCTTTGCCGAGCCAATTCTTGGCCTCTTCACGAATGATGTCGATATAATCTGGGCTCAACTCGATTAGCACAAACCGGCGCCCCAGTTTTGCGGCAGCCTTGCCAACTGTGCCGATCCCCGCGAATGGGTCTAGCACTGCGTCGTCTTTGAACGAGTAATATGTAATGACTCTCTCAGCTAGTTCAACTGGAAAGACGGCGGGGTGCCGTCTGTCGTGTGCGGGCTTGATTCTCCAGACATTCGTTCGCTCATAACCGTCACCAATGCGGGACGCTCTGACTGACCCGGGTTCTGGGTGAGTCCGGATGTTCCAGTCAATCAACTTCGCAGAGTGCTTGCGATAAACCAGCACGTATTCCGTCACCGGGACGGGCTTATATTGAAGTGGATTTCTGTCGGCTGCAAATCGCCTCCCTCGACCAGTTGCCCAACCGGCGCCTTCCGGCTTCACCCAGATGATGTCATCTATGAAGTCGTATCCCTCATCGATGAAAACCCTATGTAGGTCAAATGGCAGTGCGATTCGGCGCGAAGACTGATTCCGGCTGGTCCGTCTTATGAGAACCGGCGACACGTTCATGACAAAGAAGCGGCCCTCGGACAAGACGCGATGAGTGTTCCGTATCACCTTGCGGATCTTGAGAAGATAGTCTTCGTAGGAGATGTAATCGGTGTACTCAGGCCGAGCGTTGAAGTAGGGCGGCGAAGTGAAGGCGAGAT
The bacterium genome window above contains:
- a CDS encoding site-specific DNA-methyltransferase, whose translation is MPRRATVAEQRKYAVLDVQSAKEVASGWLENAQLQNAVDFGLPEIDDRYHVWRTALLNRSTGQRIGEVVIDARTSLVLEDKSTSPSVLEACLLGRNEDVHRESTDRTKQIRFRSSLRSTIALGDSEEILQDLPAGCIDLAFTSPPYFNARPEYTDYISYEDYLLKIRKVIRNTHRVLSEGRFFVMNVSPVLIRRTSRNQSSRRIALPFDLHRVFIDEGYDFIDDIIWVKPEGAGWATGRGRRFAADRNPLQYKPVPVTEYVLVYRKHSAKLIDWNIRTHPEPGSVRASRIGDGYERTNVWRIKPAHDRRHPAVFPVELAERVITYYSFKDDAVLDPFAGIGTVGKAAAKLGRRFVLIELSPDYIDIIREEAKNWLGKEAGQVLTINCPPIETEDILF